The following proteins come from a genomic window of Edaphobacter sp. 4G125:
- a CDS encoding RelA/SpoT family protein: MAIANPAPKQAGSEPDSHDSNGHPETPDSPANVEPKAAPLAGVSSGGLTTPSSASHLQGFATEEIHTIDEKFQKLLDTVHQNRPADDLGIIRKAWDFCLQQHEGQKRASGEPYVIHPLEVGQVLAELKMDSTAIAAGLLHDAVEDTDVTSAEIAKRFGEQVAHIVEGVTKLDKIKFANREDHQAENIRKMLLAMVTDVRVVIIKLADRLHNMRTLEHLKPEKQQKIARETLEIFAPLAHRLGMGKLRGELEDLAFRYTDPFTYEQVSTEVDALRGAGEEFLKKIVARLEDKLREFKIEGRVEWRIKRLYSIQQKLQDQRIPVDQVYDLLAVRVITKTVQDCYALLGLLHSIWRPVPGRIKDFIAMPRPNLYQSLHTTLIAEGGHQFEVQIRTEDMHRVAEEGIAAHWKYKADDNVSAKDEQRLAWVRQLMEWQREMTDPNEFMSTLKIDLYPEEVYTFTPKGKVVVLPKDASPIDFAYSIHTEVGNTTVGAKVNGRIVPLRTRLKNGDIVEITTQTGHTPSRDWLSFTKSSKARNKIKHWLNEHQRQRAMEIGRKLLDREARKYKIALSHYSSADYDRVAGEYGMTSEAELLAAVGFGKYSARQVLNKLEPGSTAAVETTQAEPGIVGNAVGQMSEAVKRVFFSRGSESLQVEGQDDLLVYRARCCNPIRGEEIIGYVTRGKGVAVHARSCPNVQNLLYESDRRIQVEWAPMPTESGSIKAQTYPVKLTVFCEDRTGMLKEFTAIISDDGTNIRSVDTKPLPDGQAMVDFVIEATDVRHLNRLVERLRRVPGVREVQRVQKI; this comes from the coding sequence ATGGCAATCGCTAATCCGGCCCCCAAGCAGGCCGGCTCCGAGCCAGACTCGCATGACTCGAACGGCCACCCGGAGACTCCAGATAGCCCTGCAAACGTTGAGCCCAAGGCTGCTCCGTTGGCGGGAGTTTCCTCCGGCGGCTTGACCACACCGTCGTCTGCCTCGCATCTTCAGGGATTCGCAACCGAAGAGATCCACACGATCGATGAAAAGTTCCAAAAGCTTCTGGACACGGTTCACCAGAACCGTCCTGCGGATGATCTGGGGATTATCCGAAAGGCATGGGATTTCTGCCTGCAACAACATGAGGGACAGAAACGAGCCAGCGGCGAGCCCTATGTGATTCATCCGCTTGAAGTTGGTCAGGTGCTGGCCGAGCTGAAGATGGACTCCACGGCCATCGCCGCCGGTCTGCTGCACGATGCAGTCGAAGATACGGATGTCACTTCCGCCGAAATCGCCAAACGTTTCGGTGAACAGGTCGCCCACATCGTCGAAGGCGTTACCAAGCTAGACAAGATCAAGTTTGCCAACCGCGAGGACCACCAAGCCGAAAACATCCGCAAAATGCTGCTGGCCATGGTCACCGATGTTCGCGTGGTCATCATCAAATTGGCCGACCGCCTACACAATATGCGGACGCTTGAGCACCTGAAGCCGGAGAAACAGCAGAAGATCGCACGCGAGACGCTGGAGATCTTTGCTCCTCTGGCGCACCGGCTCGGCATGGGCAAACTGCGTGGCGAGCTTGAAGATCTGGCCTTCCGCTATACCGATCCGTTCACCTATGAGCAGGTTTCGACTGAAGTCGATGCGTTGCGTGGAGCGGGTGAGGAGTTCCTGAAGAAGATCGTCGCACGACTGGAAGATAAGCTGCGCGAGTTTAAGATCGAAGGCCGCGTAGAGTGGCGTATCAAGCGACTCTATTCGATCCAGCAAAAACTGCAGGACCAAAGAATCCCTGTCGATCAGGTATACGACTTGCTGGCGGTTCGCGTGATTACTAAGACCGTGCAGGATTGCTACGCCCTGCTAGGCTTGCTGCACTCGATCTGGCGGCCGGTACCGGGGCGCATCAAGGACTTTATCGCGATGCCGCGACCGAACCTCTATCAGTCGCTGCATACCACGCTGATCGCAGAAGGCGGACATCAGTTTGAGGTACAGATCCGCACCGAAGACATGCATCGCGTGGCCGAAGAGGGCATCGCGGCACACTGGAAGTACAAGGCAGATGACAACGTCAGTGCAAAGGACGAGCAGAGGCTCGCCTGGGTTCGTCAGCTGATGGAGTGGCAGCGCGAAATGACCGACCCCAACGAGTTCATGTCGACGCTGAAGATCGACCTGTACCCGGAAGAGGTCTACACCTTTACACCGAAGGGTAAGGTCGTCGTTCTGCCGAAGGATGCCAGCCCGATCGATTTTGCCTATTCGATTCATACCGAGGTTGGAAACACTACAGTCGGCGCGAAGGTAAATGGCCGAATCGTTCCCCTGCGGACTCGGCTGAAGAACGGCGATATCGTCGAGATCACGACGCAGACCGGACATACTCCAAGCCGCGACTGGCTGAGCTTTACCAAGAGCTCCAAGGCGCGCAACAAGATCAAGCACTGGCTTAATGAACATCAGCGCCAACGCGCGATGGAGATTGGCCGCAAGCTGCTGGATCGCGAAGCACGCAAATACAAGATCGCCCTGAGCCACTACTCGAGTGCTGACTACGATCGCGTGGCCGGAGAGTATGGCATGACCAGCGAAGCTGAGCTGCTGGCCGCTGTGGGCTTCGGCAAATACTCCGCGCGACAAGTACTGAATAAGCTCGAGCCAGGCTCAACGGCTGCCGTCGAAACTACGCAGGCTGAACCAGGAATAGTCGGCAACGCAGTGGGGCAGATGTCGGAAGCCGTCAAGCGCGTCTTCTTCAGCCGAGGTTCGGAGTCCCTGCAGGTGGAAGGACAGGACGACCTGCTGGTCTACCGGGCAAGATGTTGTAACCCGATCCGCGGTGAGGAGATTATCGGCTACGTCACTCGCGGCAAAGGTGTCGCGGTCCATGCACGAAGCTGTCCCAACGTCCAGAACCTGCTCTATGAGTCCGACCGCCGGATTCAGGTGGAATGGGCACCAATGCCGACAGAATCCGGTTCGATCAAAGCCCAGACCTATCCGGTGAAACTAACCGTCTTCTGCGAAGACCGCACCGGAATGTTGAAAGAGTTCACGGCCATCATCTCTGACGACGGAACGAATATTCGAAGCGTGGATACAAAGCCGCTTCCTGATGGACAGGCTATGGTCGACTTCGTGATTGAAGCGACAGATGTGCGTCATCTGAACCGCCTGGTCGAACGCCTTCGCCGCGTCCCTGGAGTGCGTGAGGTTCAGAGAGTGCAGAAGATTTGA
- a CDS encoding FecR family protein has translation MRGNWIAAAIFVGLSTGLVAQEKISTSANSVETKFSDTPSQTHPVQTPQNPVATSNTTTSPGDSYVRMVRLSQAQGKIGFDRGNGKVEGAVPNMPLVQNARLATFDGYAEVEFEDGSSLRVPENSQVNFPQLIRHSSGATATTVQLLKGTMYLSLEKTKGNEFTIKANGTTVNVEPGTHLRLETEGKKTTLAVFSGKAAMQAGSWSTTVSKKQTAVYDPAVSPEKIEVTKKIEEASYDDWDKDSIKYHDRYAKAKAFTGSSYMYGVSDMNYYGAFMNVGGCGSFWRPYFANAAWDPYGNGVWAWYQGAGYSWVSPYPWGWLPYHSGSWAFCPGVGWGWQPGSSWIGLANGTPLIAGRPIPSKPGTPQTSRGGITLRPPGPVRPGTTPKDTLLPANRTPLVFSRVDRPGNFVFEKNSAGLGVPRGTWGGLHGISSHVEHRGFVNREVYMPPAAPQGVPNRETAANRIATPGVVHPGLPNGSHQNAQSWRSESNNPSNSFRNEHAGNAPSGSWHGGASASGGGGFRGGNGGSMDSGSGFHGGGGSVGGAGGFHGGGGGGGGVPSGGSSSNSAGGHK, from the coding sequence ATGCGAGGGAACTGGATCGCGGCCGCAATTTTCGTTGGGTTGTCGACTGGACTCGTTGCCCAGGAGAAGATCTCAACCTCCGCAAATAGCGTAGAGACAAAGTTTTCTGACACCCCCAGCCAGACCCATCCTGTACAAACACCGCAAAACCCTGTCGCTACTTCGAATACAACAACCTCTCCTGGCGATTCCTATGTACGCATGGTGCGGCTAAGTCAGGCACAGGGAAAAATTGGATTTGATCGCGGCAATGGCAAGGTCGAGGGGGCCGTGCCGAATATGCCTCTTGTGCAGAATGCTCGGCTGGCGACCTTTGATGGTTATGCTGAAGTCGAGTTTGAAGACGGTAGCTCTCTACGGGTTCCAGAAAACTCGCAGGTGAACTTCCCGCAGCTTATTCGGCATAGCAGCGGAGCCACGGCAACAACTGTTCAACTGCTGAAGGGGACGATGTACCTCAGTCTTGAGAAGACAAAAGGAAACGAGTTCACGATTAAGGCAAACGGCACAACCGTGAACGTCGAACCCGGGACGCACCTTCGCCTTGAGACGGAAGGGAAAAAGACGACCCTGGCTGTCTTCAGTGGTAAAGCTGCAATGCAGGCGGGCTCATGGTCCACAACAGTGAGCAAGAAACAAACCGCCGTTTATGACCCCGCTGTTTCGCCGGAAAAGATCGAGGTCACCAAGAAGATCGAAGAAGCTTCTTACGACGATTGGGACAAGGACTCGATCAAATATCACGATCGCTATGCGAAGGCCAAAGCCTTTACCGGATCGTCGTACATGTACGGTGTCTCCGATATGAACTACTACGGGGCCTTCATGAACGTCGGAGGCTGTGGGTCATTCTGGCGACCATACTTTGCCAATGCGGCCTGGGACCCTTATGGCAACGGGGTGTGGGCGTGGTATCAGGGTGCCGGTTACTCCTGGGTCTCACCTTACCCATGGGGATGGCTTCCTTATCACTCCGGCTCCTGGGCCTTCTGCCCTGGAGTGGGCTGGGGCTGGCAACCGGGTTCATCCTGGATAGGGTTGGCGAATGGAACGCCGCTGATTGCTGGAAGACCGATTCCCAGTAAGCCTGGAACACCGCAAACGTCACGCGGAGGGATAACTCTTAGACCGCCCGGACCGGTACGCCCTGGCACGACACCGAAAGATACGCTACTTCCTGCGAACCGCACTCCACTGGTCTTTTCAAGGGTGGATCGTCCCGGTAACTTCGTTTTCGAGAAAAACTCAGCAGGTCTTGGTGTTCCGCGAGGTACCTGGGGAGGCCTGCACGGCATCTCCAGTCATGTCGAGCACAGAGGATTCGTCAACCGTGAGGTCTATATGCCGCCTGCGGCTCCGCAAGGTGTGCCAAATCGTGAGACTGCAGCGAACCGCATAGCCACACCCGGTGTTGTGCATCCGGGATTACCGAACGGATCTCATCAAAACGCACAGTCCTGGCGATCTGAATCGAATAACCCATCCAACTCGTTCCGCAATGAACACGCAGGAAATGCTCCATCTGGATCATGGCATGGAGGAGCTTCTGCTTCTGGAGGTGGAGGGTTCCGTGGCGGAAACGGCGGCTCAATGGATAGCGGAAGCGGCTTCCACGGAGGTGGTGGCTCAGTGGGTGGCGCAGGCGGTTTCCATGGTGGTGGTGGTGGCGGAGGCGGTGTACCCAGCGGCGGTTCAAGCAGCAATAGTGCTGGCGGGCACAAGTAA
- a CDS encoding ArsR/SmtB family transcription factor, whose amino-acid sequence MDADLVFRALADPTRRQLLDRLFEQNGQTLNELCAEMEMTRQAVSKHLALLEEANLIVTRKHGRDKLHYLNPVPIHEIADRWIGKYERARLDVLSELKKKLEGEEHG is encoded by the coding sequence ATGGATGCGGATCTCGTCTTCCGGGCTTTAGCAGACCCAACCCGTAGGCAACTGCTGGATCGGTTGTTTGAACAGAACGGCCAAACGTTGAATGAGCTGTGTGCGGAGATGGAGATGACGCGGCAGGCAGTCTCCAAGCATCTGGCCTTGCTGGAAGAAGCAAACCTTATCGTTACGCGCAAACACGGACGCGACAAGCTGCATTACCTGAATCCTGTTCCGATCCATGAGATCGCAGATCGCTGGATCGGGAAGTATGAACGGGCACGGCTCGATGTACTGAGCGAACTGAAGAAGAAGCTGGAAGGAGAAGAGCATGGCTGA
- a CDS encoding SRPBCC family protein — MAEPITKGERFVYVICIRTTAEKLWDALTKPEFTRRYWAETWQDSAWEKGSSWKLMIPDGRVGDSGEVVEIDRPRRLVLNWQNQFIPEMKAEGVSRCSFELEQQGDMVKLTVAHSIEVPGSKLLGAVSTGWPSILSSLKSMLETGEPLEATTKWPKGM; from the coding sequence ATGGCTGAGCCAATCACAAAAGGCGAACGTTTTGTTTATGTCATCTGCATCCGCACCACAGCCGAGAAACTGTGGGACGCACTGACGAAGCCGGAATTTACACGCAGATACTGGGCCGAGACTTGGCAAGACTCCGCTTGGGAGAAGGGATCGTCCTGGAAGCTGATGATTCCCGATGGTCGTGTGGGAGACAGCGGAGAAGTCGTCGAGATCGATCGGCCGCGCCGACTGGTATTGAACTGGCAGAATCAGTTCATTCCCGAGATGAAGGCCGAAGGCGTTTCGCGCTGCAGCTTCGAGCTGGAGCAACAGGGCGATATGGTCAAACTCACGGTAGCTCACTCCATTGAGGTCCCTGGATCAAAGCTGCTGGGAGCTGTCTCGACCGGTTGGCCGTCGATTCTTTCAAGCCTCAAGAGCATGCTCGAAACCGGCGAGCCGCTTGAAGCAACGACGAAGTGGCCAAAGGGAATGTAG
- a CDS encoding alpha/beta fold hydrolase has protein sequence MLCLILLVTAAIAGSSSFNAIAIRHFWSSHPPSGQFVQVNGRRMYINCTGSGSPTVILDAGLGNDSTTWGEIQPVLSKTTRVCSYDRAGFGWSDPQLVPRDADHIADELHQMLFQADVTGPIILMGHSIAGLYVRDYATRYPDNVVGMVLIDVSTPLQDQNPAFNTGSKGPPSWLYRAAMIAGIPRLIGMCSPSAQGANADFRKLRAEDICRMHYSAMSGELDSFQASGEETVHTGPYGSLPILIISHDPAKVLVKSHSTKQEIDRQDAWTQMQEDLKKLSTRSQRIIAKDSTHNVMIDRPDLIENKVTLFIEEVRGHALQLTKYGDTTTE, from the coding sequence ATGTTGTGCTTGATTCTTCTTGTTACAGCGGCGATCGCAGGGAGCAGCTCGTTTAACGCAATTGCGATCCGCCATTTCTGGTCGTCACACCCGCCTTCTGGACAGTTCGTCCAGGTAAACGGGCGCAGAATGTACATCAATTGCACTGGTAGCGGATCCCCCACTGTCATCCTTGATGCTGGCCTGGGGAATGACTCTACAACTTGGGGAGAAATCCAGCCAGTACTTTCAAAGACTACCCGCGTTTGCTCTTATGACCGCGCGGGATTCGGTTGGAGCGATCCACAGCTAGTGCCTCGCGACGCAGATCACATCGCAGATGAGTTGCACCAAATGCTATTTCAGGCCGATGTTACTGGCCCGATCATCCTCATGGGACATTCCATCGCCGGGCTTTATGTGCGTGACTATGCCACGCGCTATCCAGATAATGTAGTTGGAATGGTATTGATCGATGTATCGACGCCATTGCAGGATCAGAATCCTGCTTTCAATACTGGGTCAAAAGGACCTCCGTCATGGCTTTATAGAGCAGCAATGATAGCCGGCATTCCACGTCTCATTGGAATGTGTTCGCCTTCGGCGCAAGGTGCGAATGCTGATTTCAGAAAATTGCGGGCTGAAGACATCTGCCGAATGCATTACAGCGCTATGTCCGGAGAGCTGGACAGTTTCCAGGCATCTGGGGAAGAGACAGTCCATACCGGGCCTTATGGCTCCCTTCCAATTCTGATCATCTCGCATGATCCTGCCAAAGTGCTGGTTAAATCGCATTCCACGAAACAAGAGATTGATAGGCAAGATGCGTGGACTCAGATGCAGGAAGACCTGAAAAAACTCTCAACAAGAAGTCAAAGAATTATCGCGAAAGACAGTACGCATAACGTAATGATTGACCGTCCGGACTTAATCGAGAACAAGGTGACTCTGTTCATCGAAGAGGTCCGTGGCCACGCTCTACAGCTTACAAAATACGGTGATACAACAACGGAGTGA
- a CDS encoding phosphatase PAP2 family protein has protein sequence MRTSEWIQIGFAAVFTVAAWATAFTPRPLPMSRRWKVSALAVVAFLVIAFVHLAEPHLSHDSFLTLLDVVTGALFLVPYWQTGQFFLGPNPQVQNRLEAFDRWLLPNISSRSGTKRNSIGFVLEMAYLSCYPLVPLALIAVYAAGLREKIDEFWFVLLISTYLCYAITPLVPAFPPRAPSGEPPMSAERGQEANKGRVFNRWILKHGSIHAISFPSAHVASAFAIALVLLHHSLWLGAIFLVIAVLISLGAVVGRYHYALDVLMGAVTALIVFGIHSYLPT, from the coding sequence ATGCGCACCTCCGAGTGGATTCAAATCGGCTTTGCCGCTGTCTTTACGGTTGCAGCCTGGGCAACGGCATTTACGCCTCGACCTTTACCTATGAGCCGCAGATGGAAAGTCTCTGCGCTTGCGGTTGTGGCGTTCCTTGTCATCGCCTTTGTGCATCTCGCAGAACCGCATCTATCGCACGACAGTTTTCTAACCCTACTCGACGTTGTTACCGGCGCGCTCTTTCTTGTTCCCTACTGGCAGACCGGGCAGTTCTTTCTTGGGCCGAATCCGCAGGTCCAGAACCGGCTCGAAGCCTTCGATCGTTGGCTGCTGCCCAATATCTCTTCACGATCTGGCACGAAGCGCAACTCGATCGGCTTTGTTCTGGAGATGGCATACCTCTCCTGCTATCCGCTGGTTCCGCTCGCGCTCATCGCTGTTTATGCTGCTGGGCTGCGTGAGAAGATCGACGAATTCTGGTTTGTACTTCTTATCTCGACCTATCTTTGTTACGCGATCACGCCCCTGGTTCCAGCATTTCCGCCGCGCGCGCCTTCAGGCGAGCCACCGATGTCTGCGGAACGAGGCCAAGAGGCAAATAAAGGCCGCGTCTTTAATCGCTGGATCCTGAAGCACGGAAGCATCCATGCCATCTCGTTTCCCAGCGCACACGTAGCTTCGGCCTTTGCCATCGCGCTTGTGCTGCTCCATCACTCTCTATGGCTCGGAGCGATCTTTCTGGTGATCGCGGTGCTGATCTCTCTCGGAGCTGTCGTCGGACGCTATCACTATGCACTCGATGTCTTGATGGGAGCCGTGACAGCGCTAATCGTCTTTGGTATCCACTCCTACCTACCTACCTGA
- the asnS gene encoding asparagine--tRNA ligase, which yields MSSEVATVPVVTIATIGQHEGQTITLRGWLYNIRSSGKLLFPTFRDGTGTIQGIVPKAAVPEEVFNTLKELQLESSLTVTGKVRADSRAPSGYELDVEDIHVISPVSADDPFPITLKEHGVDFLMEHRHLWLRTPRQSAILRVRATIMRAAAEYFDTNGFIRTDPPILTPNACEGTSELFEMDYFDDDKAYLTQSGQLYIEATALALGKVYSFGPTFRAEKSKTRRHLTEFWMIEPEVAHLELSGLMDLAESFITHIVTRVLESHRADLKVIGRDVSKLEAITALGPFPRLSYEEAHAMLEKAYAEGKLENPHKDGDDFGSPDETYISSQFDKPVMVHRYPAAIKAFYMQPDPADPTKALCLDVLAPEGYGEIIGGSQRVDNYDLLKSRIEEHNLPLAAFQWYLDLRKYGSVPHAGFGMGIERAVAWICGLDHVRETIPFARTLNRIYP from the coding sequence ATGTCCAGTGAAGTCGCTACGGTACCTGTTGTCACTATCGCCACTATCGGCCAGCATGAGGGCCAGACCATCACCCTGCGAGGATGGCTGTACAACATCCGTTCCTCGGGCAAGTTGCTCTTCCCCACCTTCCGGGACGGCACGGGAACGATCCAGGGCATCGTACCCAAAGCTGCTGTGCCCGAAGAGGTCTTCAATACCCTGAAAGAGCTGCAGCTTGAATCCTCGTTGACCGTCACTGGTAAGGTGCGGGCTGATTCGCGCGCGCCCTCCGGTTACGAGCTCGACGTCGAAGACATCCACGTCATCTCACCCGTTTCCGCTGACGATCCCTTTCCGATCACGCTCAAGGAGCACGGCGTCGACTTCCTGATGGAGCATCGTCACCTCTGGCTGCGTACTCCGCGCCAGTCCGCCATCCTGCGCGTGCGCGCCACCATCATGCGCGCAGCGGCCGAGTACTTCGACACCAACGGCTTCATCCGCACCGATCCGCCGATCCTGACGCCGAATGCATGCGAAGGCACCAGCGAGCTCTTCGAGATGGACTACTTCGACGACGACAAGGCCTACCTCACCCAGTCCGGCCAGCTCTACATCGAAGCTACCGCGCTTGCGCTCGGCAAGGTTTATAGCTTTGGCCCCACATTCCGCGCCGAGAAGTCGAAGACCCGCCGCCACCTCACCGAGTTCTGGATGATCGAGCCTGAGGTTGCGCACCTCGAACTCAGCGGACTGATGGACCTCGCCGAGAGCTTCATCACGCACATCGTTACTCGTGTGCTCGAATCGCATCGCGCTGATTTGAAGGTTATCGGCCGCGACGTCTCGAAGCTGGAAGCTATCACTGCGCTCGGGCCGTTTCCGCGTCTGTCGTATGAAGAAGCGCACGCGATGCTGGAGAAGGCCTACGCCGAGGGCAAGCTGGAGAATCCGCACAAGGACGGCGACGACTTCGGCAGCCCCGACGAGACGTACATCTCAAGCCAATTCGATAAGCCGGTGATGGTGCATCGCTACCCCGCGGCTATCAAGGCCTTCTACATGCAGCCCGACCCTGCCGACCCCACCAAGGCCCTCTGCCTCGACGTCCTCGCCCCCGAGGGCTACGGCGAGATCATCGGCGGCTCCCAGCGGGTCGACAACTACGACCTCCTCAAAAGCCGCATCGAAGAACACAATCTCCCACTGGCCGCCTTCCAGTGGTATCTCGACCTGCGCAAGTACGGCAGCGTCCCCCACGCCGGCTTCGGCATGGGCATCGAACGAGCCGTAGCCTGGATCTGCGGCCTGGACCATGTAAGAGAAACGATTCCATTCGCAAGAACATTGAACAGAATTTATCCGTAA
- a CDS encoding 3-keto-disaccharide hydrolase yields MRTRTLLALTLAATLPAIAQAPNTLTAAEKAQGWHLLFDGKTSNGWRGDHSPTFPSTGWEVKDGMISVTEHGGEEGGNAGDIITTRKYANFELLVDFRITSGANSGIKYFVDPDLNKGPGSAIGFEYQILDDAVHPDAKKGVNGDRTLASLYDMIPAAANKPVKPIGEWNTARIVVRGAHGEHWLNGVKVVEYERFTPEFRKLVADSKYHVWPGFGEKHDGYILLQDHGFPVSFRNIKIRELPPTP; encoded by the coding sequence ATGCGCACCCGAACCCTCCTAGCCCTCACTCTGGCCGCCACCCTCCCTGCCATCGCGCAAGCCCCCAACACCCTCACCGCAGCCGAAAAGGCCCAGGGCTGGCATCTCCTCTTTGATGGCAAGACCTCTAACGGCTGGCGCGGCGACCACAGCCCCACCTTCCCCTCCACCGGTTGGGAGGTCAAGGATGGCATGATCTCCGTCACCGAGCATGGCGGCGAAGAGGGCGGCAACGCCGGGGACATCATCACCACACGCAAGTACGCCAACTTCGAGCTGCTCGTCGACTTCCGCATCACCTCCGGAGCCAACAGCGGCATCAAGTACTTCGTCGACCCTGACCTCAACAAAGGCCCCGGTTCGGCCATCGGCTTCGAGTACCAGATCCTCGACGACGCCGTGCACCCCGACGCGAAGAAGGGCGTCAACGGCGACCGCACCCTCGCCTCGCTCTACGACATGATTCCCGCCGCGGCCAACAAGCCCGTCAAGCCCATCGGCGAGTGGAACACCGCGCGCATCGTCGTGCGCGGAGCCCACGGCGAGCACTGGCTCAACGGCGTGAAGGTCGTCGAGTACGAACGCTTCACCCCCGAGTTCCGCAAGCTCGTCGCCGACAGCAAATATCACGTCTGGCCCGGCTTCGGCGAGAAGCATGATGGCTATATTCTGCTGCAAGACCACGGCTTTCCCGTCTCCTTTCGGAATATCAAGATTCGCGAGCTTCCTCCAACCCCATAA